One window of Dysidea avara chromosome 11, odDysAvar1.4, whole genome shotgun sequence genomic DNA carries:
- the LOC136239536 gene encoding ATP-dependent DNA helicase Q5-like, translating to MKTSQLKCKSIRSYFEKNTSKKTQASAIKILSDTFGHSDFKSSLQKEAVLCVSEAVKDVFVCMPTGSGKSLCYQLPALMSPGLTIVFSPLLALIDDQVQSLKELGVKADSLNSQTPAASRKKILADLNNDTGQPPSLKLLYITPELAATEGFKHTLQSLYTKKRLSRIAVDEAHCVSEWGHDFRPDYLKLGTLREQFKDIPCVALTATATLTVQQDILVSLKMKQPVSIFKASCFRSNLFYDVSFKDLLTDPIKNLKDFIQQCFTSDVGTSSQGSGIIYCRTRDGCEHLAGRLSSLGMKAKPYHAGLKAKERLANQEQWMSGQVSIIVATISFGMGVDKADVRFVVHWTLPKSMEGYYQESGRAGRDGKPAFCRLYYERDDKNLLLFLLRKELQSKKSAGNKAKGAVKKLQEGIEKSFEAIVKYCEEPECRHNTIAKFFGDSVPNCDKHCDFCKEPATTKKAVQKMKSGHVPKHSHMPGTCFSYYVEGRPDPTLYGGGRWGRDNELGWEDDSDSDGEDKERNSGGGSKMPQFFSREFKKRRRKDEEAPQSVEVPGDDCKLIEPGNFSKIPKLSLKVREYCLKLLQSALSSVDSTDSPSSVEQSAIHLEYNIFQSSKRLDTYKIAVQKKVSAIKQSLLDDVVSCTTSVTEAEPPSEPQSDAGTSGFGVGFQKASDLLPVKSPVLSTDDTSAMEVTPSCSTDYSSTSDTLPPIVGFQSAASLLKCTATHKSNTSTSKSIVSTSKSNPFSSRSSIVDKTFDDQSRSRSMSPLQPAITSSPITIASSSIGITSSTVMETSTYTLSGFKPSSLLMSSMKNYHSSSTTEAATRTTSDKLSGFKPSSSLIPSRKSYHTSSPSSSSSTMGTSTDKLSGFRPASSLMFTKEAHCPSSDQQSGGHSIIQHDMTSDTKKDSPVTAASHDRHMTSSNGKCDKQKVASLVVSVLNPYLKKGKITNKDMFKQFARCVSNELIHHSTDSKSVQSLARAIVSAYFKKHGKFSCSEDLDSLNNMISFVLKNE from the exons CTGTTAAAGATGTTTTTGTCTGCATGCCAACTGGCTCGGGTAAGTCACTATGTTACCAGCTCCCAGCCCTCATGTCTCCCGGGTTAACAATCGTCTTCTCACCACTGCTGGCACTCATTGACGATCAAGTACAGAGTCTGAAAGAACTTGGAGTCAAGGCTGACTCCCTGAACTCACAAACGCCAGCTGCCTCTCGGAAGAAAATACTAGCTGATCTTAATAATGACACTGGTCAACCTCCTTCACTAAAGCTACTTTACATCACACCAGAGTTAGCTGCAACTGAAGGATTCAAGCACACCCTTCAGTCTCTCTACACAAAGAAGAGGTTGTCTCGTATTGCTGTGGATGAAGCTCATTGTGTGTCGGAATGGGGACATGATTTTAGGCCGGATTATTTGAAGCTAGGAACACTACGGGAACAGTTTAAAGATATCCCCTGTGTGGCTCTGACTGCTACTGCCACATTGACTGTACAACAAGATATTCTTGTCAGTTTGAAGATGAAACAACCGGTCTCCATATTTAAGGCTAGCTGTTTCCGCTCCAACCTCTTCTATGATGTTAG TTTCAAAGATTTACTGACTGATCCAATTAAGAACTTGAAGGACTTTATCCAACAGTGTTTCACCTCTGATGTTGGCACAAGCTCTCAG GGGTCGGGTATCATTTACTGCCGAACTAGGGATGGTTGTGAGCACCTAGCTGGAAGGCTGTCAAGCTTGGGCATGAAGGCCAAACCTTATCATGCAG GATTGAAGGCAAAAGAGAGGTTAGCTAACCAGGAGCAGTGGATGAGTGGACAAGTATCGATCATTGTAGCTACCATTAGTTTTGGGATGGGAGTAGACAAGGCAGATGTAAG ATTTGTAGTACATTGGACACTACCCAAGTCGATGGAGGGATATTATCAAGAATCAGGCAGGGCTGGTAGGGATGGCAAGCCAGCCTTCTGTAGGCTCTACTATGAAAG GGATGACAAGAACTTACTGTTGTTTCTGCTAAGAAAAGAACTACAGTCAAAG AAATCTGCTGGAAACAAGGCCAAAGGAGCTGTAAAGAAACTCCAGGAGGGAATTGAGAAAAGTTTTGAAGCTATCGTAAAGTACTGTGAAGAACCAGA GTGCAGACACAACACCATTGCTAAATTCTTTGGTGACTCAGTTCCAAAT TGTGATAAACACTGTGACTTTTGCAAAGAGCCTGCAACCACAAAGAAGGCCGTGCAGAAGATGAAATCTGGACATGTTCCCAAACACAGTCACATGCCGGGAACTTGTTTTTCTTACTATGTGGAGGGCAGGCCAGACCCTACCCTATATGGAGGTGGACGCTGGGGCAGAGACAA tgAGTTGGGCTGGGAGGATGACAGTGACTCTGATGGTGAAGACAAGGAGAGGAACAGTGGAGGAGGCAGCAAGATGCCACAGTTCTTTTCAAGAGAGTTTAAGAAGAGAAGAAGA AAAGATGAGGAGGCACCTCAGTCAGTGGAAGTACCTG gtGATGATTGTAAGTTGATAGAGCCGGGTAACTTCAGTAAGATCCCCAAGCTCAGTCTGAAG GTGCGTGAGTATTGTTTAAAGTTGCTGCAGTCAGCTTTATCATCAGTTGATTCCACAGAcag CCCTTCCAGTGTAGAGCAGTCAGCAATTCATTTAGAATACAACATATTCCAGTCTAGTAAGAGACTAGACACTTACAAAATAGCAGTACAGAAGAAG GTCTCCGCCATCAAGCAGTCTCTACTGGATGATGTTGTTAGCTGTACCACTTCAGTTACT GAAGCTGAACCACCAAGCGAACCACAGAGTGATGCTGGTACTAGTGGGTTTGGAGTTGGTTTCCAGAAGGCCAGTGATTTACTACCAGTAAAGTCTCCTGTGCTATCAACTGATGACACCTCAGCTATGGAAGTGACGCCATCTTGTAGCACAGACTACAGTAGTACTAGTGACACATTGCCACCAATAGTTGGATTTCAGTCAGCAGCTAGTCTTCTAAAATGTACTGCTACTCACAAATCAAACACTTCCACTAGCAAATCAATAGTGTCCACCAGTAAGTCAAACCCTTTCAGCAGCAGATCAAGCATTGTAGATAAGACATTTGATGATCAAAGTAGGTCAAGATCAATGTCACCACTACAACCTGCTATTACGTCATCGCCCATCACTATTGCATCATCATCAATTGGTATTACATCATCAACAGTGATGGAAACAAGTACTTATACATTATCAGGATTCAAACCTTCTTCATTATTAATGTCTTCAATGAAGAACTATCATTCATCATCAACTACAGAAGCAGCCACGAGAACTACATCCGATAAGTTATCAGGATTTAAGCCGTCATCATCATTGATACCGTCAAGGAAGAGCTATCATacatcatcaccatcatcatcatcatcaacaatGGGAACTAGTACTGATAAGTTATCAGGCTTCAGGCCAGCATCATCGTTGATGTTTACAAAGGAAGCCCATTGTCCGTCATCTGATCAGCAGTCAGGGGGACACAGTATCATACAACATGACATGACAAGTGACACAAAGAAAGACTCTCCAGTTACTGCAGCATCACATGATCGTCACATGACCAGCAGTAATGGTAAATGTGACAAGCAGAAAGTAGCAAGTTTAGTAGTGTCTGTCCTCAACCCTTATCTGAAGAAGGGGAAGATCACCAACAAG GACATGTTCAAGCAATTTGCTAGATGTGTTTCTAACGAATTAATACACCACTCAACAGACAGTAAATCAG TACAATCACTGGCCAGAGCTATTGTTTCAGCGTACTTCAAGAAACATGGAAAATTCTCATGTTCAGAAGATCTGGACTCTTTAAATAACATGATTTCTTTTGTATTGAAAAATGAATAA
- the LOC136238805 gene encoding uncharacterized protein: protein MINTQTSLVGAAVVINDMSPPANNNEQVPTCTIVRITTFVVDIGIKIVMLGMLVACFAVSAAVLAFNDSISPEADNRNYWSANSLNGNVTALWTMTVTFIAITIELTCVSLRIITSVTKYCRVGSFHYYLGILDIIRYTALGVVVLIALIGYATTREDVGDYVDECDKEYPGDPACDELRELHDNFLAPVVITAATIVVATAGVVWAMIYLIIGDGYTSRTRTMNQVTMVYH, encoded by the exons ATGATTAATACGCAGACGAGCCTCGTGGGGGCAGCTGTCGTCATCAACGATATGAGTCCACCTGCCAACAACAATGAGCAAGTGCCAACATGTACCATTGTCCGCATCACAACCTTTGTGGTGGACATAGGAATCAAAATAGTGATGCTG GGAATGCTAGTTGCCTGCTTTGCTGTGAGTGCTGCTGTGTTGGCGTTCAACGATTCTATTTCACCTGAAGCAGACAATCGAAATTACTGGTCTGCTAACAGCTTGAACGGAAATGTGACAGCCTTATGGACTATGACTGTGACATTCATTGCTATTACAATTGAACTGACTTGTGTTTCATTGCGTATCATCACCTCAGTGACAAAATATTGCAGAGTTGGTAGTTTCCACTACTACTTGGGAATTTTG GACATCATTCGATACACTGcacttggtgttgttgttttgaTAGCTCTTATTGGCTATGCTACAACCAGAGAAGATGTTGGTGATTATGTTGATGAGTGTGATAAAGAATACCCTGGAGATCCAGCCTGCGATGAATTAAGGGAACTCCATGATAATTTCTTAGCTCCTGTT GTGATAACAGCAGCGACTATTGTGGTCGCTACTGCTGGTGTAGTCTGGGCAATGATTTATTTAATTATAGGTGATGGCTATACAAGTAGAACAAGAACTATGAATCAAGTAACTATGGTTTATCATTAA